From the Odocoileus virginianus isolate 20LAN1187 ecotype Illinois chromosome 20, Ovbor_1.2, whole genome shotgun sequence genome, the window CGCGCCGGGAAGTGGAATTGGCGCGAGCCCCGCTCCGCCTCTGAGGCccgctgggaaatgtagtccttGGTTTGTCACAAGACCCTCCCAGCCCAGCTGCCGATACAACATTCCCCAGGGGGCAACTGGGTGATGGAGTTCCTCAGCGCCCTGAGACCGGTGCTCCACTGCGCTTTGGCTGAGGTCCGGTCCTGTCCCTAGTTCTGAGGAAGGGAGCGGATGGGTCCATGCGCGAGCGGCCTCTCCGCCATGGCCTGCCTCACGACCTCACCTGCGTCTCTACCCCTCCCTccgttcagtttagttcagtcgctcagtcgtgtccgactcagcgaccccatgaatcgcagcacgccaggcctccctgtccatcaccagctcccagagtttactcaatctcatgcccatcaagtcggtgatgccttccagccatttcctcctctgtcgtccccttctcctcctgcccccaatccctcccagcatcagggtcttttccaatgagtcagctcttcacatgaggtggccaaagtactggagtttcagcttcagcatcagtccttccaatgaacacccaggactgatctctaaaggagatggactggttggatctccttgcagtccaagggtctctcaagagtctgctccaacaccacagttcaaaggcatcaatttttcagcgctcagctttcttcacagtccaactctcacatccattacatgaccactggaaaaaccatagacttgaccagacggacctttgttggcaaagtaatgtctctgctttttaatatgctgtctaggttggtcataactttccttccaaggagtaagcgtcttttaattccatggctgcagtcaccatctgccgtgactttggagcccaaaaaaataaagtcttgacactgtttccactgtctccccatctatttcccatgaggtgatggaaccagatgccatgatcttagttttctgaatgttaagctttaagccaactttttcactctcctctttcactttcatcaagaggctttttagtttctcttcactctctgccataagggtggtgtcatctgcatatctgaggttattgatatttctcccggcaatcttgattccagcttgtgcttcttccagtccagcgtttctcatgatgtactctgcataaaagttaaataagcagggtgacaatatacagccttgacttactccttttcctatttggaaccagtctgttgttccatgcccagttctaactgttgcttcctgacctgcatacaggtttctcaagaagcaggtcaggtggtctggtattcccatctctttcagaattttccacagtttattgtgatccacacagtcgaaggctttggcgtagtcaataaagcagaaatagatgtttttctggaactctcttgctttttcgatgatccagcggatattggcaatttgatctctggttcctctgccttttctaaaaccagcttgaacatctggaagttcacggttcacatattgctgaagcctggcttggagaattttgagcattactttactagcgtgtgagatgagtgtaattgtgcggtagtttgagcattctttcggattgcctttcttagggattggaatggagGGAGCATCTCCTCCCACTGGGTCACCTGTCTCCTCCAGCCGCTGGGCCACACTCCGGCTCCACCGGGGCTGCTCCTGCCTCCCCGTCCGCAGGCATTTACCAGCCATACCATGCTGGGCTGCCTCAACAGGTCCCTGTCTGATGCCTGGCATTTTGAAATGACTGGCTTCCAAAAGCTGGGCACCACCTCACAGAGTCTTCCCTATCCATCCTCTCCTCTGGCCCCCGCTGGATTTGGGTCCCTCACCAGTCGCCCGTCATAGCCATTGTCACACAGAATGTAACCGCCTCTGGACTGGCAGCTCTGAAACTGGTCTCTCCCACCCTGGTCTCCCCACATCCAGCATGTTACGAGTGCCCATAATTTGTGTAATTTATTAATCTAGTCACAAGTCTCCTCAGCAAAGTGCCTTCTCTTCTTGCCATCCCTTTTGCTGCTCTAGCCAGGAAAGCAGGCCAGAGGCCACATCTGACCTTTCTCCCTGGAAGGCTGGACCCCCGCCATGGCTCAGGCTGCTTTTATGTGTTGACAGCGTGCCCACAACTACAAGTGCTAGCTGGGTGACAGGAATGCTCTCTCCCAACTTTACTCTTGGTGTGtcagtgtgtgcatgtgggtgtgtACGTGTAGGTGCATGTGGGCACGCACATGCACCCACAGAGGCACATGCAGGTACCTGTGTTGAAAGGAGTCAAGGCCAGACAGCCCTGTCTCACCACCTGGGGCTCATCTAGCTGGGGTACAAGAACGCCTTCCCTTGCAGACTTTGTGTTGACAGTCCACATGGTATGTCTGCAAACTCAGGCGGATACCCCAGTGTGCTtcggacatcactttgctgataaaggtccatatgtccatctagtcaaagctatcatcctttcagtagtcatgtacggatgtgagagttggaccataaagaaggctgagcgcccaagaattgacgttttcaaattgtggtgctggagcagactcttgagagtccctgggactgcaagatcaaaccagtcaatcctaaaggaaatcaaccctgaatattcattggaaggactgatgctgaagccgaagctccaatactttggctatctgatgcaaagagccaactcacttgaaaaagactctgatgctgggaaagactgaaggcaggaggagaaggggggtgacaggatgagatagttggatggcatcactgactcaatgaacatgactttgagcagactctgggagataaaggcatggcaacccactccagtattcttgcctggagaaacccatggacagaggagtctggtgggctataatccataggatggcaaagagtcagatatgactgaagtgacttagcacgcgaAGCACCAGGAGATGACGGACAtagaagactggcgtgctgcagcccatggggtcgcaaagagtcagacacaacagagtgaacaacaacaaggggACAGAAGAATGAGCTGAATGTTGAGGCCATTGACACCTCAGGAATTACTGAGATTTTTCAAAGAGCTCTAGATCTGGGAGACCATCAAAGTGACAAAAGGTTCAGCCTCAGAAGCTAGAGAGAAGCCAAGATAACCACGGCACAGAAACCCAGGGAAGAAAACATCTCCAAAGCAAGGAATGGTGCCTGGTATCAAAAGCCACACATGTTCATGGGCTCTGACACAGTGGAGGCTCAGACAACACAAGTCATGGAAGCCCAAAGGGGTGAGGATGGCATGGAAGGTGAGCCAGGAGAGTAGGAAACCCCCATCCAGAACTGGTGGGACATCACAATGGGGCACGGACAGTCAGGGCTGGCAAACAGGAAAGGCTCATCTCAACCATAGCCCCTCACCACAAGGAAGGCTGCTCTGATGGCCTCTGCTTGGCAACTGCTGTTCTACAAGGTGTGTCTCTGACATGGATGGGCACTCCTGGGTCCCACAGCTCATCTGCAAATCAGAAAACACCGCCCTCAAGCCTGGCGCTCTGTGTGCCACTGTACAAAGTTGGCCGTGCATTAGATGTGAAAACCATGAGTGAGATGTGGCAGGGTCTACCCTCCAGAAATAAAACTCATCAGACAAAGCGTATTTGCAATCAGGCCCAAGCCTCAAATCACACAGGTCATTTAAAGAGGTCTGTCCTTCAGAGTCTGTACCCGTGGCCACTCACCCACCCTCTGTGGGCCCCACCTGGGCTGAGTGCAGACTTTCTGACATCTCTTTTGTTGCCACCGTCATGGGGCCTCTGGAGGCCCAGGAGCAGCCTGAGCCTGTAGCCTCCTTTCCCGGAGCAGCTCCCGGAGGTGGGCAAGGGCATAGTAGACAGCCCGGGACACCCGCAGGCTGCGTTCCCAGTTAGGATTGTTCTCTGAGAGGACTCGCAGGCCAGCGGCAAAGTGGGACAGGGCCCGGGCCAGATGCTCGGGGCACAGTGCACCCACACCTGTGCCCTCAGCCTCCGTACCCCCTGTGGCCTCCGACTCCGGTCTTCTAGAGGCCAGGCCCTGACTAGCCTGGCAGGGCAGCCCAGGGCCACGGACGTGCCCACTGTCCATACCCAAGGGGATGGGTGTGGGCTCCCCGGGGGCCTGCAGCAGGTGGCTAACAACATTGGCCTCAGCCTCATCACCCAGGCCTGTGCAGCTGGCTAGTGCCTCGATGCTGTGGGGTAGCTGGGGTACAGCGCTGGGCTTGGGAGCACCAGTCAGCACACACTCGGGCCAGAGCTTTCTCCAGGCACTGTTCATGGTGGCAGGCTGCAGCTCCACCCAGGCCTCAGCAATGTTGTCCACAGCGGTCACGACGGTGTAGCTGCGCCAGAACTCCCACACAGAGGGTTGGTCTGCACCACCCGTCTCCTGGGCCAGCTGGCTGAGTGTGCGGCGAAGATACTGGGACTTGAAGGTGGTGATGACACCCTGGTTCATGGGCTGGATCAGGGTGGACGTGTTCTTGGGCAGGAACTCAACTCGCACGTGGGCCGAGAGGCCACCCAAGTGGACAGGGTGGCAGGGCGCGCTtttcagcagcagcagggcaCGGTGCGGGAGGCCGTGGCTGGCACAGTAGCTTTCCACAGCGGGGCAGAAGCAGCTAGTAAACCACTCCTGGAAGATGACAGGCGTCAACCAGTCATTGCGGTTGGAGCGCCAGACCACAGGCAGGTTGGCCTTGGAGCAGCCTCTGAGGGCACGTGGGTTCTCCGAGGGGTACACCAGCAGGGGCTTCAGCTTGAAGTCACCAGCCGCATTGCCACCGAGCAGCAGCGTCAGGTGGTCCTTAGAGGCCTTGGGCCGGGGCCCAGCTGTCCCCTCCAGTGCCAGAAGCATGCGCTCAGGCAGCCGCTTCCAGAACAGGCCTGTCTCGTCCACGTTGAAGACCTGTCGCGGTGAGTAgcagccctcctccaggatggCGCGCAACACCGCCGGGTAGCACGCAGCAGCCTGGGCGTCGGCCACAGCGGGCTCGTCCGTCAGCAGCACATTGTGGCGCACCTTGAACCGGGCAAACCAGCCGTTGCTGGCCCCAAAGGTCTCGGCCTGGCCGCCACTGCCCTGCTCCTGCTGCAGCTGAGCGAAGAGCCGGCACGCCTGATCCTGGATGAGCACCGTGCTGACTGGCAGGTTCTTCCGCTTCTGCTCCTCGATCCACAGGCTCAGCAGGCGCTCCATGCGCCCCATCAGTGCGCCCCGGCAGCGCGTGAGCTGCGTGGTGCAGATGGGCGTGGCTGCTTGAGAACTGGCCCGGATCCTGTCCTTGTTGACACGGATGGAGGCGACCGTGGAGGTGGCCAGCCCCAGGGCGCGGGCAATCTGCGTCAGTTTCTGCCCCTCCTCAAAGCGCCGAAGTACCTCCAGCTTCAGGTGCAGGGTGATGGACTTCCGGTCCCACTTGGCACTGTGGCGGAAGCCAAGCCCGAGGGGCGCCTTTCCCAAGCCCTGCGGCTGGGGGGGCTTCAGGCTGCCTCCCCGAGCCATGCACTTCAACACGCTCTCTTCCCTCTGCCCGTCAGCGGTACCCAGCGCCGTGCCACAGTGGCCCCTGGGCCTCTCCTGCCACGCCATCTCTGCCTGAAGAGGGGAACACACAGGAGTTACTGTGAGTCTGAGAGAGCCGAAACCACCGCCTGGCCCTTCCGTGCTCTGACCTAGAGCCCACAGCCCTGCAGACCACTGCCTCGGAGGCAGGTCCAGTCCCTTCTCTCCCTAATGCGAAGCAAACTGCATACACACTTCTGAGCATCCTTTGCAACCAGAGGAGCATTTCACTTAGTTTTCGTTTATGAGATCAAAAGAGATCTGCAGGAGGGCAGCAAAGGctacacagacataaagaacagacttttggacacagtggaggaaggaaagagtgggatgatttaagagactagcactaaagtatatatattaccatatttaaaatggatagccactGGGAGTTTGATGTAGACACAAGGAACCCAAAGCCGGTGCTtggtgacaacctagagggatgtgatggggcggcattcaagaaggaggggacatatgtatacctatgaccaattcatgttgatgtttggcaaaagccatcacaatattgtaattatcctctaattaaaaaataaatgaagaggctgaacacgccaaaaaaacaaaaacatctgcCAGGAGACTTTGCTCTTCCCCCAGCAAAACTCTTGAAACCATAAGGGAATGCGAAGTAAGTCTAGAAATCCTGATCCACCTCCCAGACACTGATGAGCAGGAGCATCTCCATGCTTCTCACTCAGTGTGAGAGACTGAATAATGCCTCTTAAAAAACACATCCACATTCTAATCCCAGGAAACAATGAGTAAATGACCTTTCAAGGCAAAAGGGACAGgtgtgattaaaataataatcttgAGTCCTGGGTCATCCAAGTGGGCCCTACACGTAATCAGGGATCCGTGTTAAGAGGACACAAAAAATTTCACTCACTCAGAAGACAatgtgagaaagaaaaggcaatgtGACCACTGAAACCTAGAGcttcagaaggaaccagccctgccaaTACCCTGTTAGCCCAGGAGACCCACTGcagattttggagctccaaactTAAGATAATAAACTTGTGTTGTTTGAAATCACTAAGTCTGTAGTAATATGGTACAGCCATGacaggaaactaacacagaaGGGAACTTCCTTAAATCACACCACCACTGTGGAGCACCTAGGGACAGAGAAGGTGgttctccacacagcagccaaCTTTTCCACACAAGTCaggggggaattccctggatgtccagtggttaagactccatgcttccacatCAGgggcacagttttgatccctggctggagatCTAGGATCCTCACAAGTTGCAAagtgctgccccccccccccccaaaaaaaaaccaatggCCCCTCTGCTCAGGGTCCTCCCAGGCCGCCCACCCCGAgtcaaagccacagtaatcaccAGCTTTGTCAAGGGCCTCTAagcctccttctctcctttgcttacTCGTGACCACATCCTTAGGGCAGGCTAAGGgcacccccagcccagggccttTGCTACTGTGGCTCTTTGGCCCACAGTAGGGCGCCCACGAAGAGTACCTAACCCTAACCCATGGGCTGCACCTGGCGTACAGAAGGGTGGGCATGGGGAAGGCTTCCAGGAAAAAGGCCCCGAATTCCAAACAAGTCAAGTGCCCGTCCCTCTCTCTCCATATCGATGCCTTCGCCTGCTCAACCACAATTTTAAACTCCCCCTCGCCCTCTAGAAAGCCCCAAGCCCGCCGGGGAGGAAGGCAcgagactacatttcccagaaggcGGCGGGGCTTCCGACGACTCCCATTGGCCCCTTCCCCGCGCGTCCGttcccttccccccccccccccccccccacgagAACCGAGTGTATGGGCGCCTCAGCCCCTTCTCCCGGGGCCCCGGCTTCCGCGCGGCCGACCGCCCTCACCTCCGGGCCGCAACATGGGCCAGCTGACTCAACTGGGCCTACGGGGCTGCAGAGCCTCCTCATCTCCGGCCTCATTCGCCGCTTCCCAGCGGCGGCCGAGCCCAGCCTTCATCTTTAGCGACGGAGGCGGAGGTTGCCGGGCGACGACCAGGATTGGAGGGGAATCCAATACTGCTGCTGTGCCCGGTCGCCCAGGGCCTGACGGGAAGTGTAGTTCTGTGAGGCGCCTGCCCAACGCTGAGTCCAAGCGGGGAAGCTCAAAGCCGTGTCAGTCCAAGGATGGCTTTCTTGCCTATTAATTTCCTTCTGTCTTGTCTGCCGTCTGCTTTCCGtcactttcttgttttttcttcctctttcatgaAGTTTTTAATAAGCTGTAATTTTCTTATATGCATGCTAGTAACtggtgaaatgccaggctggataaatcacaagctggaatcaagattatatcaataacctcagatatgccagtgataccactgtaatggcagaaagcaaagaggaactaaagagcctcttgatgaaagtgaaagaggagagtgaaaaggctggtttaaaaTTCGACAAAGATtcgtatggtcaaagctatggtttttccagtactcacgtatggatgtgaaagtaggactataaagaaggctgagcgcggaagaattgatactttcgaattctggtgtgggagaagacttgAAATGGAGCAGGATTATGTGGTCCTTGccgctgccaccaccaccaccaccatgacgATGTCCTTGTGCCTGCCTTTTtttctgtggaaaactttagtcaaagaataatttaatcagagaagagagaaatgctgaaacaaaggaaagcaaaggagactaaataataataatgtagttattaagcatagtcaaggacctttagttctttctcaagggctataaataatattctgagccatatcctgtgagctgtcttatagataccaaaacaccaggtggaagaactacatgatgaccagactacACCCACGACATGAGCTGCCACAGTTCCAAGAACTGGctgcaaagaaatgggaataaatgGACCCTAGAACTTAAGATTAActatacctaaaacaaccaagatcatgttggtcagaccactgatgaccaatttgaagatgactgctAGAGATGACTGTGTGATTTCTGCATGTAGCCACccccctcctctgtctatgaaagcTCTTGCCCCCTGCTTGTTGGGGGCAGGAGTccgcctttggacagatgtccaaCACCCTCCCCCCCGACCCCAGTTGCCAGCACCGGATATAAAGCAAACGTTCCTTTCTACCAagctggcctgtttattggcttttgagcggCGAGGAGATGGACCCAGCACACGTTCTTTCAGTAacagacttttgagagtccctaggactgcaaagagatcaaaccagtcaattctaacggaaatcaaccctgaatattaacaGGAAGgattcatgctgaagctgaagctccaatactttgaccaccagatgcaaaaagccaactcactggaaaagaccctaaggctgggtaagattgagagcaggagaaaggagcgacagaggatgagatggttcgatggcatcactgactcaatggacatgagtttgcacaaacttcAGGAGACCACTTTGGGTTCCCCACCAACATCAGCTTCCGAAGTTGATACATAccattttcagtattttgaaattCCAAATCGGCCTCCTCATGGGACTCAACATCTTGTTTAATTTCTTCCCATTCCCCAtatgggtttgattttttttttttaattgtatttacttgggctgtgctgggtcttcgttgctgcacaggcgtttctctagttgcagagagcggggcctactctctagttgcagtgcgtgggcttctcattgcggtgacttctgttgtggagcatggactccagggctgtgggcttcagtagtgttcctgggctctagagcacaggatcTATAGTTGCGGTGCATGAGCTTAGCTGCTCTGTAGCAtacaggatcttcccagaccagggatcgaacccagtcttctgcactggcaggcagattatttatcactgatccaacagggaagcccctatacacacacacacacacacacacacacacacacacacacacacattttttttttcctctaatgagCTTTGGATTTTTCTTCATTTGGACCTCATGAACTCTTcctttagggattttttttctttctttttctggttcaGTACCTTTAtcactgtttttagttttttccttaaactttatttttagcttttgcaTTGCTATAGAGACCTTTCCTTACCCCCTCCCTTTTTTGCTTCCTGTTCCCCCATCAGTCACTATGTGAATCTGATAGTTGGACTCTTCCAGGGCACCAAATAACTTTCATTGACTTTACTAGATAAGAGATCGTCAGAGTATGGAATGAAATGATCAGGtttttcccatctggattcccCTGTTTGTGTTATAATAACATGTATAACCATCTTCACTTAATCCTTCTACccagtcttcactgctgctttttTAAGTTTCCTTGAAATCCTTCAGGTTTTTCCCACTGAGGTACTCCTGTGGTAAGATCATAACAGAAATGGTAACCCTGAGAGATAACTCATTCTGCCCATTTGCCCTTTGAAGGGTCTTTTTTGTCTTCCTGCTGATTTGATGCAGAGATGAATGGAACAGCACTGGTCACTAACAATATGCTTGGCTCTGAAATTTCTGACTCTGAGTCAAACCTTTTCAAATCTTGTTGGTATCCTTTCAGGACAGCTACCTCCACTGCAGCAAACTCCTTTgatgctttttcttcttcctttcccttctccaggctttcctgtttaACCTCACATATCCTCTTTGCCACATTTTCCTTATGATTCTTTCCTCTTTCAAGAAAGTAAACACTAGGCCTATTGTCCACTATCCAGCACCTGCAGCACTCGCAGAATTTCTTTGGTTGTGACTCCCAGTAGTCTTCCATGGACTGAACCAGTCGCTCTGATCCAGGCCTAGGTGAGGCTCACATTCCCTATGCGGGATGAGTTGGGGCCCAGCTCACCGAGAGGCACACTGGAGCCTTTGAGCCAGGACCCGGTCTCTTTCTTTCCATCATCCTTCGTACTGCCTTCCTTCCCTGGGTCTGTctcactgttttctctttcttcctatcTGTTCCACATTCGGGGAGAAATGGTTGCCTTCAGActgtcaaaattttaatttttgaaaccaCTAAAAACAAACGCAGTGAACATGTGTCAAAGAGGTATTTACCTCCGGTGGGAACTAGCAGGATGACACAGGTGGTTCTGGGAAggtgagagagaagaaacaaCAGAGAAGGTGAAAGAACAAACACTGAAATAATAGCGCAAAGTTGAATTGGTGGTGTCCCACATAGGAGCGGGCAGGCATCTTAGTGTCCTAcagtgtggttaaaaaaaaaaaaacttggggtACCCTTCTCTACTGGACAGAAAACATTTACAACCTATCAACCGTTTACAAGTTAGCATCCAACGTCACAGTATCTGAACTCTGATCAAAAGAGTTGCTTCGCTTAGGGAATCAGACAACCTGAAGCAGTCTTACTAGAAACGGTGCTAGGACTCCCAGCCATCTTTTTTCTCTAATTGACAAGTTTTGGGTAAGTTTCCTTAACAAGTGTCCCTCCTGCTCCGTCTGTCTCTCTTCTTGCTGTCACCCTTCTCTGAACCCTTGAAAACTCTCGACCCATTTCACTCTATCTCCAATTTCTGTCCCCGTCTCTCCTCTTGCTTCTGTACTCCTGATCCTCGTCTGTCACTT encodes:
- the LOC110141009 gene encoding tigger transposable element-derived protein 1-like; amino-acid sequence: MRPEMRRLCSPVGPVESAGPCCGPEAEMAWQERPRGHCGTALGTADGQREESVLKCMARGGSLKPPQPQGLGKAPLGLGFRHSAKWDRKSITLHLKLEVLRRFEEGQKLTQIARALGLATSTVASIRVNKDRIRASSQAATPICTTQLTRCRGALMGRMERLLSLWIEEQKRKNLPVSTVLIQDQACRLFAQLQQEQGSGGQAETFGASNGWFARFKVRHNVLLTDEPAVADAQAAACYPAVLRAILEEGCYSPRQVFNVDETGLFWKRLPERMLLALEGTAGPRPKASKDHLTLLLGGNAAGDFKLKPLLVYPSENPRALRGCSKANLPVVWRSNRNDWLTPVIFQEWFTSCFCPAVESYCASHGLPHRALLLLKSAPCHPVHLGGLSAHVRVEFLPKNTSTLIQPMNQGVITTFKSQYLRRTLSQLAQETGGADQPSVWEFWRSYTVVTAVDNIAEAWVELQPATMNSAWRKLWPECVLTGAPKPSAVPQLPHSIEALASCTGLGDEAEANVVSHLLQAPGEPTPIPLGMDSGHVRGPGLPCQASQGLASRRPESEATGGTEAEGTGVGALCPEHLARALSHFAAGLRVLSENNPNWERSLRVSRAVYYALAHLRELLRERRLQAQAAPGPPEAP